Proteins encoded in a region of the Onychostoma macrolepis isolate SWU-2019 chromosome 20, ASM1243209v1, whole genome shotgun sequence genome:
- the rad51 gene encoding DNA repair protein RAD51 homolog 1 — MAMRNASRVEVEAEAEVEEEESFGPQPVSRLEQCGISSSDIKKLGDGGFHTVEAVAYAPKKELLNIKGISEAKADKILTEAAKMVPMGFTTATEFHQRRAEIIQISTGSKELDKLLQGGIETGSITEMFGEFRTGKTQLCHTLAVTCQLPIDQGGGEGKAMYIDTEGTFRPERLLAVAERYGLVGSDVLDNVAYARAFNTDHQTQLLYQASAMMTESRYALLIVDSATALYRTDYSGRGELSARQGHLGRFLRMLLRLADEFGVAVVISNQVVAQVDGAAMFSADPKKPIGGNILAHASTTRLYLRKGRGETRICKIYDSPCLPEAEAMFAINADGVGDAKD; from the exons ATGGCTATGAGGAATGCGTCCAGGGTGGAGGTGGAGGCGGAGGCAGAAGTTGAGGAGGAAGAAAGTTTTGGGCCACAACCGGTTTCACGGCTGGAG CAATGTGGCATCAGCAGCAGCGACATTAAGAAGCTGGGGGATGGTGGTTTTCACACCGTGGAGGCTGTAGCGTACGCGCCCAAGAAAGAGCTGCTGAACATCAAAGGAATCAGCGAAGCCAAAGCCGACAAGATCCTG ACAGAGGCGGCTAAGATGGTTCCCATGGGCTTCACCACAGCGACTGAGTTCCACCAGCGCAGAGCTGAGATCATCCAGATCTCCACAGGATCCAAAGAGCTTGATAAACTCCTGCAGG GAGGAATTGAGACGGGATCCATCACGGAGATGTTCGGCGAGTTTCGCACAGGAAAGACGCAGCTGTGTCACACGCTAGCCGTTACCTGCCag CTGCCCATAGATCAGGGTGGTGGAGAAGGAAAAGCCATGTACATCGACACCGAAGGAACCTTCCGTCCAGAGAGACTGCTGGCTGTAGCTGAGAG GTACGGGCTGGTGGGAAGTGATGTGCTGGATAATGTGGCGTATGCCAGAGCCTTCAACACAGACCATCAAACACAGCTGCTGTATCAGGCCTCTGCTATGATGACTGAGTCCAG ATATGCTCTGCTGATAGTAGACAGCGCTACTGCACTGTACAGGACAGATTACTCCGGCCGGGGAGAGCTGTCTGCCCGTCAGGGCCATCTGGGGCGTTTTCTACGCATGCTGCTCCGTCTCGCTGATGAG TTTGGTGTGGCCGTCGTCATCTCTAACCAGGTGGTAGCACAGGTGGATGGAGCGGCCATGTTTTCAGCAGATCCCAAGAAGCCGATTGGAGGAAATATTCTAGCACACGCCTCAACGACTCG ATTATATCTGCGAAAGGGTCGAGGAGAGACACGGATATGTAAGATCTATGACTCTCCATGTTTGCCTGAGGCAGAGGCAATGTTTGCCATTAATGCTGATGGAGTGGGTGACGCTAAAGACTGA
- the rmdn3 gene encoding regulator of microtubule dynamics protein 3 isoform X2 yields the protein MSWLGRNAVIGLGVGVTISTGLIALLIIKEAVRRRNRRRLLLHNTSSALQNEIDSAALSAAVSGLSPEQQVELRKTLDEVMKSVSSLRNEIAELREGLRDISTTIAEDVKKTVEESQRSRRRRTLMPRERSESMSSSSIYFTASAGVASLCDDSEVGYSTAYSNAESDYTDRETDKDGEDDGRDSEEEEEEESCATVLTLRQDDSQAEEEDDEDARLMVDCLTDIPSPELALLLAQCDLLHAGDSGKKAEGFQLLMENRPLYADNVEFMWRLARAYSDMCETAGNREEKRSYAEQGHYEAEAALTRNGLSADCHKWFAILVRLSSQYESIHGKLKSGRLLKEHLDRALALRDDDPICFYLLGRWCLEVSSLGWLERKTAATLYETPPTSSLNEALENFLKAEELNPGFSKTVRLYIAKCHKELGNVSEGRNWVQLALSTPAGANEDSDSAALQEELKALIDRTTDQSISSMNN from the exons ATGAGCTGGCTCGGCAGGAACGCAGTGATCGGTCTCGGTGTCGGTGTGACGATCAGCACCGGCCTGATCGCATTATTGATCATTAAAGAAGCCGTCAGGAGGAGAAACCGCCGCCGCCTGCTGCTGCACAACACGAGCTCCGCGTTACAGAATGAAATCG ACTCCGCGGCTCTTTCCGCTGCGGTGAGCGGTTTGTCTCCTGAGCAGCAGGTGGAACTGAGGAAGACTCTGGATGAGGTGATGAAGAGCGTGTCCAGTTTGAGGAATGAGATCGCAGAGCTGCGGGAGGGTCTGAGGGACATCAGCACCACCATCGCTGAAGATGTCAA GAAGACTGTGGAGGAGAGTCAGAGATCGCGACGGCGGCGTACGCTCATGCCGAGGGAACGCTCTGAATCCATGAGCTCCAGCTCCATTTACTTCACCGCCAGTGCCGGGGTAGCCAGTCTCTGTGATGACAGCGAGGTCGG GTACTCCACGGCCTATTCCAACGCTGAGTCTGACTACACGGACAGAGAGACGGATAAAGATGGTGAGGACGACGGGAGGGActctgaggaggaggaggaggaggagagctGTGCCACGGTGCTCACGCTGAGACAGGACGATTCACAGGCCGAGGAAGAAGATGATGAAGATGCCAGGCTGATGGTGGACTGTTTAACAGACATTCCCAGCCCTGAACTCGCCCTCCTGCTCGCCCAGTGTGATCTACTGCATGCAGGCGATTCTGGGAAAAAAGCAGAGGGCTTCCAGCTGCTGATGGAGAACAGACCACTG TATGCTGATAACGTGGAGTTTATGTGGCGACTGGCTCGTGCCTACAGCGACATGTGTGAGACGGCAGGCAACAGAGAGGAAAAGAGAAGCTACGCTGAGCAAG GTCATTATGAGGCAGAGGCAGCGCTGACGAGGAATGGACTGAGCGCTGATTGTCACAAGTG GTTTGCCATCCTCGTGCGCTTGTCTTCACAGTACGAGAGCATTCACGGAAAACTGAAAAGTGGTCGCTTACTGAAG GAGCATTTGGACCGAGCTTTGGCGCTACGTGACGACGATCCCATCTGTTTCTATCTGCTCGGCCGCTGGTGTTTAGAG gtgAGCTCTCTGGGTTGGCTGGAGAGGAAAACTGCTGCCACTCTTTATGAAACTCCTCCCACATCCTCACTGAATGAAGCTCTGGAGAACTTCCTCAAG GCAGAGGAGTTAAATCCAGGCTTCTCCAAAACAGTTCGCCTTTATATCGCCAAG TGTCATAAGGAGCTAGGAAACGTGTCAGAGGGCAGAAATTGGGTCCAATTAGCTCTGAGCACACCAGCAGGAGCAAATGAG GATTCTGACAGTGCAGCTTTACAGGAGGAGCTGAAGGCTTTGATTGACAGGACAACTGACCAATCTATAAGCAGTATGAATAATTAG
- the rmdn3 gene encoding regulator of microtubule dynamics protein 3 isoform X1: protein MSWLGRNAVIGLGVGVTISTGLIALLIIKEAVRRRNRRRLLLHNTSSALQNEIVDSAALSAAVSGLSPEQQVELRKTLDEVMKSVSSLRNEIAELREGLRDISTTIAEDVKKTVEESQRSRRRRTLMPRERSESMSSSSIYFTASAGVASLCDDSEVGYSTAYSNAESDYTDRETDKDGEDDGRDSEEEEEEESCATVLTLRQDDSQAEEEDDEDARLMVDCLTDIPSPELALLLAQCDLLHAGDSGKKAEGFQLLMENRPLYADNVEFMWRLARAYSDMCETAGNREEKRSYAEQGHYEAEAALTRNGLSADCHKWFAILVRLSSQYESIHGKLKSGRLLKEHLDRALALRDDDPICFYLLGRWCLEVSSLGWLERKTAATLYETPPTSSLNEALENFLKAEELNPGFSKTVRLYIAKCHKELGNVSEGRNWVQLALSTPAGANEDSDSAALQEELKALIDRTTDQSISSMNN, encoded by the exons ATGAGCTGGCTCGGCAGGAACGCAGTGATCGGTCTCGGTGTCGGTGTGACGATCAGCACCGGCCTGATCGCATTATTGATCATTAAAGAAGCCGTCAGGAGGAGAAACCGCCGCCGCCTGCTGCTGCACAACACGAGCTCCGCGTTACAGAATGAAATCG tagACTCCGCGGCTCTTTCCGCTGCGGTGAGCGGTTTGTCTCCTGAGCAGCAGGTGGAACTGAGGAAGACTCTGGATGAGGTGATGAAGAGCGTGTCCAGTTTGAGGAATGAGATCGCAGAGCTGCGGGAGGGTCTGAGGGACATCAGCACCACCATCGCTGAAGATGTCAA GAAGACTGTGGAGGAGAGTCAGAGATCGCGACGGCGGCGTACGCTCATGCCGAGGGAACGCTCTGAATCCATGAGCTCCAGCTCCATTTACTTCACCGCCAGTGCCGGGGTAGCCAGTCTCTGTGATGACAGCGAGGTCGG GTACTCCACGGCCTATTCCAACGCTGAGTCTGACTACACGGACAGAGAGACGGATAAAGATGGTGAGGACGACGGGAGGGActctgaggaggaggaggaggaggagagctGTGCCACGGTGCTCACGCTGAGACAGGACGATTCACAGGCCGAGGAAGAAGATGATGAAGATGCCAGGCTGATGGTGGACTGTTTAACAGACATTCCCAGCCCTGAACTCGCCCTCCTGCTCGCCCAGTGTGATCTACTGCATGCAGGCGATTCTGGGAAAAAAGCAGAGGGCTTCCAGCTGCTGATGGAGAACAGACCACTG TATGCTGATAACGTGGAGTTTATGTGGCGACTGGCTCGTGCCTACAGCGACATGTGTGAGACGGCAGGCAACAGAGAGGAAAAGAGAAGCTACGCTGAGCAAG GTCATTATGAGGCAGAGGCAGCGCTGACGAGGAATGGACTGAGCGCTGATTGTCACAAGTG GTTTGCCATCCTCGTGCGCTTGTCTTCACAGTACGAGAGCATTCACGGAAAACTGAAAAGTGGTCGCTTACTGAAG GAGCATTTGGACCGAGCTTTGGCGCTACGTGACGACGATCCCATCTGTTTCTATCTGCTCGGCCGCTGGTGTTTAGAG gtgAGCTCTCTGGGTTGGCTGGAGAGGAAAACTGCTGCCACTCTTTATGAAACTCCTCCCACATCCTCACTGAATGAAGCTCTGGAGAACTTCCTCAAG GCAGAGGAGTTAAATCCAGGCTTCTCCAAAACAGTTCGCCTTTATATCGCCAAG TGTCATAAGGAGCTAGGAAACGTGTCAGAGGGCAGAAATTGGGTCCAATTAGCTCTGAGCACACCAGCAGGAGCAAATGAG GATTCTGACAGTGCAGCTTTACAGGAGGAGCTGAAGGCTTTGATTGACAGGACAACTGACCAATCTATAAGCAGTATGAATAATTAG